A part of Astatotilapia calliptera chromosome 15, fAstCal1.2, whole genome shotgun sequence genomic DNA contains:
- the LOC113006883 gene encoding elongation of very long chain fatty acids protein 4-like — MEVVTHLVNDTVEFYKWSLTIADKRVQHWPMMSSPFPTLAISCLYLIFLWAGPKYMQDRQPYTLRKTLIVYNFSMVVLNFYIAKELLLASRAAGYSYLCQPVNYSNDVNEVRIASALWWYYISKGVEFLDTVFFILRKKFNQVSFLHVYHHCTMFILWWIGIKWVPGGQSFFGATINSSIHVLMYGYYGLAALGPQMQKYLWWKKYLTIIQMIQFHVTIGHAGHSLYTGCPFPCWMQWALIGYAVTFIILFANFYYHAYRRKPAFSRKGGKPITNGSSVVANGHSKVEEEEEDDEEDNGKRQKKGRAKRE; from the exons ATGGAGGTTGTAACGCATCTTGTGAATGACACTGTAGAGTTTTACAAATGGAGCCTTACTATAGCAG ACAAGAGGGTTCAGCACTGGCCCATGATGTCCTCTCCCTTCCCTACTCTGGCTATCAGCTGCCTGTACTTGATCTTCCTGTGGGCAGGACCTAAATACATGCAAGATCGCCAGCCCTACACACTCAGGAAGACCCTCATAGTCTACAACTTCAGCATGGTGGTCCTCAACTTCTACATCGCCAAAGAG CTCCTACTAGCCTCCAGAGCAGCCGGGTACAGCTACCTCTGTCAGCCTGTAAACTACTCGAATGATGTCAATGAAGTCAGG ATAGCCTCGGCTCTTTGGTGGTACTACATCTCCAAAGGAGTGGAGTTCCTGGACACTGTCTTTTTCATACTGAGGAAGAAGTTCAACCAAGTCAGCTTCCTCCACGTCTACCATCACTGCACCATGTTCATCCTCTGGTGGATTGGAATCAAATGGGTTCCCGGTGGACAAT CATTTTTTGGTGCAACCATCAACTCTTCCATCCACGTCCTCATGTACGGGTACTATGGCTTGGCTGCCTTGGGACCTCAGATGCAGAAGTACCTCTGGTGGAAGAAATACCTCACCATTATCCAGATG ATCCAGTTCCACGTAACCATCGGCCACGCTGGCCACTCCCTCTACACCGGCTGTCCATTCCCCTGCTGGATGCAGTGGGCTCTGATTGGCTACGCCGTCACCTTTATCATCCTCTTCGCCAACTTCTACTACCACGCTTATCGACGCAAGCCTGCCTTTTCTCGGAAAGGAGGGAAGCCCATAACAAACGGCTCCTCTGTGGTGGCTAACGGTCATAGCaaagtggaggaagaggaggaggacgatgAGGAGGACAACGGAAAGAGGCAAAAGAAAGGAAGAGCGAAAAGGGAGTAA